In Candidatus Nitronauta litoralis, one DNA window encodes the following:
- a CDS encoding SGNH/GDSL hydrolase family protein encodes MPTSESPRLPLWKKALFLAIPIVLFLGLMEVVIRFTVPFQNVRALCFHPIMERDYCPGVTGAIKYNTVLNINNDGMIDKEYPVERVPDTIRVAILGDSFTAGEEMAMGKRFHEIWEERLPEKLGKSLEILNFGVRGYGTWEQLQMFHLKAAKYKPDWVIVNFFWGNDIDDNINQLEAGAPNPLEDEYPVDSLWSRLLITRKNFNKWLWNNLALYQWIRTKYNLLEVNIKIWLRTGRQEQQKRIEQAAKTKEATPATSPGSIKPEPNAPAAPQPKPAPAGKQTPPAATTAKTKLDVDQPSNFDDLFFWDSKGWEVTRKLMLKLKSKVEAGGGRLAVIHFPEYNQVHDYPDVPNQEWNAFLKTNGIPYFDTFPLYSKLSKEKMIDTTLVRKHGDHHFSEMGHVTYADFTEQFLEKLLKP; translated from the coding sequence ATGCCAACTTCGGAATCGCCCAGACTGCCCCTTTGGAAAAAAGCACTCTTCCTCGCCATACCCATCGTATTGTTCCTGGGCCTTATGGAAGTTGTGATTCGATTTACGGTTCCCTTCCAGAATGTTCGGGCGCTTTGCTTTCATCCCATCATGGAACGCGATTACTGTCCCGGGGTTACCGGCGCGATCAAATACAACACTGTCCTGAATATCAATAACGATGGGATGATCGACAAGGAATATCCTGTCGAACGGGTCCCAGATACCATAAGGGTGGCCATACTCGGAGACTCCTTCACTGCCGGGGAAGAGATGGCAATGGGCAAACGTTTCCACGAAATCTGGGAAGAGCGCCTACCAGAAAAACTGGGGAAATCACTGGAAATTTTAAATTTTGGTGTGCGGGGTTACGGAACCTGGGAACAGCTACAAATGTTCCACCTGAAAGCGGCGAAATACAAACCCGATTGGGTAATCGTGAATTTTTTCTGGGGCAATGATATCGATGACAACATTAATCAATTGGAAGCTGGAGCCCCCAATCCCCTGGAAGATGAGTATCCGGTCGACTCATTATGGAGTCGGCTTCTCATTACACGGAAAAATTTCAACAAATGGCTGTGGAATAATTTAGCGTTGTATCAGTGGATTCGGACAAAATACAACCTGCTTGAAGTGAACATTAAAATCTGGCTGCGCACCGGTCGTCAGGAACAACAGAAGCGAATTGAACAGGCTGCAAAAACAAAGGAAGCAACACCGGCAACGAGTCCAGGCTCCATCAAGCCGGAACCGAACGCTCCGGCAGCTCCGCAACCCAAACCAGCTCCAGCCGGAAAACAGACACCGCCCGCCGCAACAACAGCTAAAACAAAACTGGATGTCGATCAGCCCTCAAATTTTGACGACCTGTTTTTCTGGGATTCCAAGGGTTGGGAAGTGACCCGAAAGCTGATGCTCAAGCTTAAATCGAAAGTAGAGGCTGGAGGAGGACGTCTCGCCGTGATTCATTTTCCCGAATACAATCAGGTTCACGACTATCCGGATGTGCCAAATCAGGAATGGAACGCGTTTTTAAAAACTAATGGTATCCCCTATTTCGACACGTTCCCCTTGTATTCCAAACTGAGCAAGGAAAAAATGATCGACACCACCCTGGTACGAAAACACGGCGACCATCATTTCAGCGAAATGGGACACGTGACCTACGCTGATTTTACTGAACAGTTTTTGGAAAAACTGTTAAAACCGTGA
- a CDS encoding Do family serine endopeptidase, translating to MKSSVKKIMGWAAVAAIALPMALSGGISITSGIPAAHAVSVETDSPLGTNKIVNIAKATNPAVVNVRTKAKVKPASRGFAPGNPFERFMPPQQRRQQPAPERGGSGSGFIIGKEGYILTNHHVVDGADQVLVTLGQGHEEREVPAKLIGSDPKTDIALIQIDHKAVVDSLPHLELGNSDKLEVGEWVVAIGNPFGLSHTVTTGIISAKGRSMGGPYDNFIQTDASINPGNSGGPLINMKGDVIGINTAIISQSGGNVGIGFAIPSNLVMEIVEQLKEKGKVTRGWLGVMIQKITPDLADSFGLKEASGALVNQVAPRGPAEKGGILRGDVIVKFENRKISSIDELPRLVASVSPGTRVALEVVREGRVQTVHVTIEELAQPDARA from the coding sequence ATGAAGTCATCTGTCAAAAAGATCATGGGTTGGGCAGCCGTAGCCGCAATTGCTCTGCCAATGGCCCTGTCTGGAGGCATCAGCATCACTAGCGGAATCCCCGCCGCACATGCCGTATCTGTGGAAACCGATTCCCCTTTGGGAACAAACAAGATTGTGAACATCGCCAAGGCAACAAACCCGGCGGTGGTTAACGTTCGAACCAAGGCAAAAGTGAAACCTGCCAGCCGGGGTTTTGCCCCAGGAAATCCATTTGAACGGTTTATGCCACCTCAACAACGCAGGCAGCAACCCGCTCCTGAACGGGGTGGCTCCGGATCAGGTTTTATCATTGGTAAGGAAGGTTACATTTTGACCAATCACCACGTTGTCGACGGAGCCGATCAGGTTTTGGTAACGCTGGGGCAGGGCCATGAGGAACGTGAGGTCCCGGCAAAGCTGATCGGCTCCGATCCCAAGACTGACATTGCCTTGATTCAAATCGATCATAAGGCTGTTGTGGATTCCCTTCCCCATCTTGAGCTTGGCAATTCCGACAAGCTGGAGGTCGGCGAATGGGTGGTGGCGATCGGTAATCCATTTGGACTCAGCCATACGGTAACGACCGGGATCATCAGCGCCAAAGGTCGCAGTATGGGTGGACCTTATGACAACTTTATTCAGACCGATGCGTCCATCAACCCTGGTAACAGCGGTGGACCTTTGATCAACATGAAGGGTGATGTCATCGGCATTAACACCGCGATCATCTCCCAGAGCGGCGGCAACGTCGGTATCGGATTTGCCATCCCGAGTAACCTCGTGATGGAGATCGTGGAACAACTCAAGGAAAAAGGAAAAGTGACCCGCGGTTGGCTTGGTGTCATGATCCAGAAAATCACGCCAGATCTGGCCGATTCTTTTGGATTGAAAGAGGCTTCCGGGGCATTGGTAAACCAGGTCGCTCCCCGGGGTCCGGCGGAAAAAGGCGGCATACTCAGGGGTGACGTGATCGTCAAGTTCGAGAACCGGAAAATTTCTTCGATTGATGAATTGCCTCGACTCGTCGCCTCCGTTTCGCCGGGCACCCGGGTGGCTCTGGAAGTTGTAAGAGAAGGCCGGGTTCAAACGGTGCACGTGACCATTGAGGAACTGGCGCAACCAGATGCACGCGCATGA
- a CDS encoding sel1 repeat family protein: MNIKGFSRTLNIVAILIILIGHGPSRVYGESLQDPFLKGWSEYENKNFDLALKTWLPLAERGNPDAQYFVGIFFSKGLGVPVNFKEAGKWFQKSADQGDVGAQYQLGIFFETGKGYPRDLHQAGYWFKKAAKQGYPDAQYHLGRWYSKINGAKQDFVLSYVWLSLAEANGIQTARPKINAVKKQLTPEQLTKASQLAHKLWLQLEER, encoded by the coding sequence ATGAATATCAAAGGATTTTCTAGAACATTAAACATAGTTGCAATTCTCATTATTTTAATTGGGCATGGGCCGTCCAGAGTTTATGGAGAATCCTTGCAAGATCCATTTTTGAAGGGTTGGTCGGAATACGAGAATAAAAATTTTGATTTGGCTTTAAAAACGTGGTTGCCACTTGCTGAAAGAGGTAACCCTGACGCCCAATACTTTGTGGGGATATTTTTCTCCAAGGGCCTAGGTGTTCCGGTCAATTTCAAAGAAGCAGGAAAATGGTTCCAAAAAAGTGCTGATCAGGGTGATGTAGGCGCGCAGTATCAGCTGGGAATATTCTTTGAAACAGGCAAAGGATATCCACGGGATCTCCATCAGGCAGGCTACTGGTTTAAGAAAGCGGCAAAGCAGGGTTATCCCGACGCCCAATATCACCTGGGCCGGTGGTACTCAAAAATCAATGGCGCAAAGCAGGATTTCGTTCTGTCCTATGTCTGGCTTTCTCTGGCAGAGGCGAACGGAATTCAAACTGCCAGACCAAAAATAAATGCGGTTAAAAAACAGTTAACGCCTGAACAATTAACAAAAGCCAGTCAATTAGCCCATAAATTGTGGTTGCAACTGGAAGAAAGGTAG
- a CDS encoding tetratricopeptide repeat protein, producing the protein MKTNVCFTTNNVFHTGIQYLVVISFMIVISSQATAWGSNEFPLNLPKVEGSKSFDMEIDQFNNAGIKHFQNESFIEAERNFRKGLNLARQLRDPSLGILNYNLALSLHKSGRHETATPYFTEARKYARGNKVILDSALLKKHECGFNPSIECKNLPSADMTIEGSN; encoded by the coding sequence ATGAAAACCAACGTATGCTTTACAACAAATAATGTTTTTCACACAGGCATTCAATACCTGGTTGTTATTTCCTTCATGATTGTCATCTCTTCCCAGGCCACGGCTTGGGGTTCTAATGAGTTCCCTTTAAATCTGCCTAAAGTTGAAGGCTCAAAAAGTTTTGATATGGAAATCGATCAATTTAATAACGCGGGAATAAAGCACTTCCAGAATGAAAGTTTTATTGAAGCGGAAAGAAATTTCAGAAAAGGATTGAACCTTGCCAGACAACTCAGAGATCCCAGTCTTGGTATTTTAAATTACAACCTTGCTTTATCCCTTCACAAGTCCGGGCGGCATGAGACCGCTACCCCTTACTTCACTGAAGCTAGAAAGTACGCCAGAGGAAACAAAGTAATTCTGGATTCTGCGCTACTCAAAAAACATGAATGCGGGTTTAACCCCAGCATCGAATGCAAAAACCTTCCTTCTGCAGACATGACCATTGAAGGTTCAAACTAA
- a CDS encoding cytochrome c: MNLLKPTGNSKNLFCIFLIIFLFSANNIWARECPQQRKTQVAPSSFQKKTNPLRKEPGHLKKGKVLAHIKAKPIACKQCHGMKGDGQGAMAFNMNPKPRNFTCNQTMDSISDGQLYWIIKNGSKGTAMPSYSYLSDEKIWQLIHYIRSLSALDS; encoded by the coding sequence ATGAATCTACTAAAGCCAACAGGTAACTCCAAAAACTTATTTTGCATTTTCTTAATAATATTTTTGTTTTCTGCCAACAATATCTGGGCCAGGGAATGTCCACAACAGCGAAAAACACAGGTTGCACCCAGCTCTTTCCAGAAAAAAACAAATCCTCTCAGGAAAGAACCAGGTCATTTAAAAAAGGGGAAGGTTCTCGCACATATAAAAGCAAAACCCATTGCCTGCAAGCAATGTCATGGCATGAAGGGTGATGGACAAGGGGCCATGGCATTTAACATGAACCCCAAACCCAGAAATTTCACTTGCAACCAGACAATGGATTCCATTTCAGACGGCCAGCTTTACTGGATCATTAAAAATGGATCAAAGGGGACCGCAATGCCCTCTTATTCCTACTTATCCGATGAAAAAATCTGGCAACTCATTCACTACATTCGTTCCCTTTCAGCATTAGATTCATAA
- a CDS encoding formylglycine-generating enzyme family protein — MRHVKDIAKIKNRLISLFLQGCFLSATLSTAWAGNPVAPENMVLINPGGFIRGVDKPESTTGPPSDSTQAFKDESPARQIYLGAYYIDIYEVSNTHYTEFIKATDYPAPAYWDHHKLNQPNLPVTGVNWYDANAYCHWANKRLPTEAEWEKAARGPGGYVYPWGNKLDSSKANFGKGSSGKKHVTSNVDSHPEGKSYYGLFNMAGNVFEWVQDWYDPNYYKTSKEVRNPKGPQLALPLKVSDNNFNNFSHGNKKVIRGGSWFAPAQSITTTHRFWNDPMNNSYGVGLGFRCARDGNTDPEMEARSFYMDALIKLGAEKFKNALTAINKALLISPENNEYQNLKQMIEKRQGL; from the coding sequence ATGAGACATGTTAAGGACATAGCAAAAATAAAAAATAGATTGATCAGCCTGTTTCTTCAGGGATGCTTTCTTTCAGCAACGTTGTCAACAGCCTGGGCAGGAAATCCAGTTGCTCCTGAAAACATGGTTCTGATAAACCCGGGTGGATTTATCCGCGGGGTGGATAAACCGGAATCTACCACAGGCCCTCCATCAGACTCAACTCAAGCATTCAAAGATGAAAGCCCGGCAAGGCAAATTTATTTGGGTGCTTATTATATAGACATATACGAGGTATCGAATACCCACTACACAGAGTTTATTAAAGCAACCGATTATCCTGCTCCAGCCTATTGGGATCATCACAAACTTAATCAACCCAACCTGCCTGTAACCGGAGTGAATTGGTACGACGCCAACGCCTATTGCCATTGGGCCAATAAACGTTTGCCAACGGAAGCCGAATGGGAAAAAGCCGCACGTGGCCCGGGGGGCTATGTGTACCCCTGGGGAAATAAACTGGATTCCAGCAAGGCTAATTTTGGCAAAGGCAGTTCTGGGAAAAAACACGTTACATCCAATGTCGACTCTCATCCTGAAGGGAAAAGCTACTACGGTCTCTTTAACATGGCGGGAAACGTTTTTGAATGGGTGCAGGACTGGTATGACCCAAATTATTACAAAACCTCAAAAGAAGTAAGAAATCCGAAAGGCCCTCAATTGGCATTGCCCCTTAAAGTTTCCGATAACAATTTCAATAATTTTTCACATGGAAACAAAAAGGTAATCCGGGGAGGTTCCTGGTTTGCACCGGCACAAAGCATCACCACCACTCACCGTTTCTGGAATGATCCCATGAACAATTCCTACGGGGTTGGACTTGGATTTCGCTGCGCACGGGATGGCAATACAGATCCAGAGATGGAAGCACGATCATTCTATATGGATGCCCTTATTAAGTTAGGTGCTGAAAAATTTAAAAACGCTTTAACTGCAATTAACAAAGCGCTGCTAATCAGCCCTGAGAACAATGAATACCAGAATTTAAAGCAAATGATTGAAAAGCGACAAGGTCTTTGA
- a CDS encoding formylglycine-generating enzyme family protein, translating to MNFFKTIKHKKILAGITAILFCLTPINLQKAFGEEKDPVEMIEIPAGNFLMGSLSGEGRADERPQRKVYLDEFSIDVEEVTNERYLNFIHRTGRKEPPNPYGEGLLSQQTEVALMPVVQVTWYDAVDYCRWAGKRLPTEAEWEKAARGENGSIFPWGSDSPRTRPVNFERNWNGTKTLFPVGTRPDTSSPYGVHDLAGNAREWVKDWYEPTYFANAPNHNPQGPNTGILKVIKGGSWHSFKADIRAASRGKGGFALKTDGIGFRCAK from the coding sequence ATGAACTTCTTCAAAACAATAAAACATAAAAAGATCCTCGCAGGAATTACAGCAATTCTTTTTTGCCTGACTCCTATAAACCTGCAAAAAGCATTTGGGGAAGAAAAGGACCCGGTTGAAATGATTGAGATACCCGCAGGTAATTTTTTAATGGGGAGTCTGTCTGGAGAAGGCAGGGCAGACGAAAGGCCGCAACGGAAAGTCTATCTTGATGAGTTCTCAATTGATGTTGAGGAAGTAACCAACGAACGCTACCTGAATTTTATTCATCGTACGGGAAGAAAAGAACCCCCAAACCCCTACGGTGAGGGTTTGTTGTCCCAGCAGACGGAAGTGGCTTTGATGCCGGTGGTTCAGGTCACCTGGTACGACGCAGTGGATTACTGCCGCTGGGCGGGCAAGCGCTTGCCTACTGAAGCTGAGTGGGAGAAAGCAGCTCGCGGAGAAAATGGATCCATTTTCCCCTGGGGATCCGATTCTCCTCGTACCAGGCCTGTGAATTTTGAAAGAAATTGGAATGGAACCAAAACACTTTTTCCTGTGGGGACCCGTCCGGACACCTCTTCTCCTTATGGAGTTCATGATCTGGCAGGTAATGCGCGGGAGTGGGTAAAAGATTGGTACGAACCAACATATTTTGCAAACGCCCCAAATCATAACCCTCAAGGCCCCAATACGGGAATATTGAAAGTAATTAAAGGAGGCTCCTGGCACAGCTTCAAGGCTGATATCCGTGCCGCATCAAGAGGAAAAGGAGGTTTTGCCTTAAAGACAGATGGCATTGGGTTTCGCTGCGCAAAATAA
- a CDS encoding formylglycine-generating enzyme family protein — MKTKKYLKTAFCGLALAMFISPQAGLAQESPENMSFIPGGSFLMGVDKSVVVDTQKMTQRERLKYAVSREAFHDEGPAHMVILDPYYMDKMEVSNSQYADFIKATGHPAPAYWDDHRRNKPEQPVSGVNWHDANAYCHWANKRLPTEAEWEKAARGPEGFKYPWGNDLDSSKANYGRKQEFTANVDSYPEGKSPYGLHNMAGNVFEWVHDWYDPNYYKNTQDTVNPTGPKQGVFLSSTGTFVDRIATGKKRVIRGGSWYAPEASVTNTHRFWNDPMNNSYGVGLGFRCARSVDNDSMLQARTFYMDALINMGAEKNKQALKSIEKALKLDSSNAEYLKLKEMIQKQVR; from the coding sequence ATGAAAACAAAAAAGTACCTGAAAACAGCTTTTTGTGGATTGGCATTGGCAATGTTCATTAGCCCGCAAGCCGGGCTGGCACAGGAATCCCCGGAAAATATGTCCTTTATTCCCGGCGGTTCCTTTCTGATGGGCGTGGATAAATCCGTGGTTGTGGACACGCAAAAGATGACGCAGAGAGAGCGCCTTAAATATGCGGTTTCCCGTGAAGCGTTTCACGATGAAGGACCCGCCCATATGGTGATTCTTGATCCCTATTACATGGACAAGATGGAAGTGTCCAACAGCCAGTACGCAGATTTTATCAAAGCCACCGGTCATCCGGCCCCGGCCTACTGGGATGACCATCGCCGCAACAAACCAGAGCAACCGGTCAGTGGCGTTAACTGGCACGATGCCAATGCTTATTGCCATTGGGCAAACAAGCGTCTGCCCACCGAAGCGGAATGGGAAAAGGCAGCACGTGGTCCCGAGGGTTTTAAATATCCCTGGGGAAATGACCTGGATTCCAGTAAAGCCAATTATGGTCGCAAGCAGGAATTCACTGCAAACGTAGATTCCTATCCGGAAGGAAAGAGTCCTTACGGCCTCCACAACATGGCTGGGAATGTTTTTGAGTGGGTTCATGACTGGTATGACCCGAACTATTACAAAAACACCCAGGACACAGTAAATCCGACCGGCCCGAAACAAGGGGTTTTCCTTAGCAGCACAGGAACCTTTGTGGATCGAATTGCAACCGGCAAAAAGCGGGTAATCCGTGGGGGTTCCTGGTACGCCCCGGAAGCAAGTGTAACCAACACACATCGTTTCTGGAATGATCCAATGAACAACAGTTACGGCGTTGGTCTTGGCTTCCGATGTGCCCGGTCGGTTGATAATGACTCCATGCTTCAAGCTCGCACTTTCTATATGGACGCGCTGATCAACATGGGTGCGGAAAAAAATAAGCAGGCTTTGAAGTCAATTGAGAAGGCACTGAAACTGGATTCCAGTAACGCGGAATACCTGAAGTTGAAAGAAATGATTCAGAAACAGGTTCGATAA